In Candidatus Eisenbacteria bacterium, a genomic segment contains:
- the surE gene encoding 5'/3'-nucleotidase SurE has translation MHILVTNDDGIQADGLRALAAALDPLGTVTVIAPDREQSATSHALTLHRPLRIRKISERELSVDGTPTDSVLLAVHGFLKERPALVVSGINHGPNMGNDVLYSGTVAGASEGTFLGIPSVAISLATWGAADFGPAARVARSLIRGLLRRGLPPRTCLNVNVPPIPWEEIKGVRITRLGKRVYRDVIVEKTDPRGKLYYWIGGEEPTWEHDETSDFTAVERGYVSVTPLSFELTDYKEIVDLEASGISIDESED, from the coding sequence ATCCACATCCTCGTCACGAACGACGACGGGATCCAGGCGGACGGACTGCGGGCGCTCGCCGCGGCTCTCGACCCGCTGGGGACCGTGACCGTCATCGCGCCCGATCGCGAGCAGAGCGCGACGAGCCACGCCCTCACGCTCCACCGGCCCCTTCGCATCCGGAAGATCTCGGAGCGAGAATTGAGTGTCGACGGGACGCCCACCGACTCCGTGCTCCTCGCCGTGCACGGGTTCCTGAAGGAGCGTCCGGCTCTCGTCGTGTCGGGAATCAACCACGGCCCCAACATGGGGAACGACGTTCTCTACTCGGGGACCGTGGCCGGCGCGAGCGAGGGGACGTTCCTCGGGATCCCTTCCGTGGCGATCTCGCTCGCGACCTGGGGAGCGGCCGACTTCGGCCCCGCGGCGCGCGTGGCGCGGAGCCTGATCCGAGGACTCCTCCGGCGCGGGCTCCCGCCGCGCACCTGCCTCAACGTCAACGTCCCCCCGATCCCGTGGGAGGAGATCAAGGGCGTGCGGATCACGCGACTCGGGAAGCGGGTCTACCGGGACGTGATCGTCGAGAAGACCGATCCGCGCGGAAAGCTCTATTATTGGATCGGCGGGGAGGAGCCCACCTGGGAGCACGACGAGACCAGCGACTTCACCGCCGTCGAGCGAGGGTACGTGTCGGTGACACCGCTCTCGTTCGAGCTCACGGACTACAAGGAGATCGTCGACCTCGAGGCCAGTGGAATCTCGATCGATGAATCCGAAGACTGA
- a CDS encoding glycosyltransferase family 2 protein, which yields MNVVAVIPAKDAQSTIASVVTAVRDAVSGIRVVVVDDGSSDGTADAARGAGAHVVRHPVNQGKGAALQTGFDEALRLGADQVLAMDADGQHDPRYARGLLDALERADLVIGSREGDRTGMPWLRRKTNDVTTWWVSKLAGRRIPDSQSGYRAFRAPVLRAVRPKSRRFEYESEFLIGAARQGFRIGEAPIPTLYNAPGSHIHPVRDTIRFIRLVLRHLVS from the coding sequence CAAGGACGCCCAATCCACCATCGCTTCCGTCGTCACGGCGGTGCGTGACGCCGTGTCCGGCATTCGCGTGGTCGTCGTCGACGACGGTTCGTCGGACGGCACGGCCGATGCGGCCCGTGGCGCGGGCGCGCACGTGGTGCGGCACCCGGTCAACCAGGGGAAGGGGGCCGCGCTCCAGACCGGATTCGACGAGGCGTTGCGCCTCGGCGCGGATCAGGTGCTGGCGATGGACGCCGACGGCCAGCACGATCCGCGCTACGCGCGCGGGCTCCTCGACGCCCTGGAGAGGGCGGACCTTGTGATCGGATCTCGCGAAGGGGACCGCACCGGAATGCCGTGGCTTCGACGGAAGACGAACGACGTCACGACGTGGTGGGTGTCGAAGCTCGCCGGCCGGCGCATTCCGGATTCCCAATCGGGGTATCGCGCCTTTCGCGCGCCGGTGCTCCGCGCCGTGCGCCCGAAGTCCCGCCGCTTCGAGTACGAGTCCGAGTTCCTGATCGGCGCCGCGCGCCAGGGATTCCGCATCGGCGAGGCTCCGATCCCGACCCTCTACAACGCTCCCGGAAGCCACATCCATCCCGTCCGCGACACGATCCGGTTCATCCGGCTCGTGCTCCGGCATCTCGTGTCGTGA